One window of Mesoplasma syrphidae genomic DNA carries:
- the rpsR gene encoding 30S ribosomal protein S18 produces the protein MQKKFVKKRKKVNFFAKNSIKYIDYKDVEMLKKFISGNGQILPRRVTGTSPRDQRVLALAIKRARQMALLPYVVE, from the coding sequence ATGCAAAAAAAATTCGTTAAAAAAAGAAAAAAAGTCAATTTCTTTGCCAAAAATAGTATTAAATACATCGATTACAAAGATGTTGAAATGCTAAAAAAATTTATCTCAGGAAATGGACAAATCTTACCAAGAAGAGTCACTGGTACATCTCCAAGAGATCAAAGAGTTTTGGCATTAGCTATTAAAAGAGCACGTCAAATGGCTTTATTACCATACGTTGTTGAATAA
- a CDS encoding single-stranded DNA-binding protein yields the protein MNQVSLIGRLARDPELREAGNGSKFLGFTLAVSEFSRDKEFTNFIPCVAWDKAAENMAKFLKKGSLIAVTGRISVRSNNTNGKYETIVNVNADRVQFLESKSNNASTASNQSSQSDSNFDLSQNNGFVQEQEPVGNLSNEDEIILSDDDSILWD from the coding sequence ATGAACCAAGTTAGTTTAATTGGTAGATTAGCCAGAGATCCTGAATTAAGAGAAGCTGGAAATGGATCTAAATTTTTAGGTTTTACATTAGCAGTTTCTGAATTTAGTCGTGATAAAGAATTCACAAACTTTATTCCATGTGTTGCATGAGATAAAGCAGCTGAAAATATGGCTAAATTCTTAAAAAAAGGTAGTTTAATTGCAGTTACAGGAAGAATTTCAGTGAGATCAAACAATACAAACGGTAAATATGAAACTATCGTAAATGTAAACGCTGACCGTGTACAATTCCTTGAATCTAAAAGTAACAACGCATCAACTGCTTCAAACCAATCATCACAATCTGATTCAAATTTTGATTTAAGTCAAAATAATGGTTTTGTTCAAGAACAAGAACCAGTTGGTAACCTTTCTAATGAAGATGAAATCATCTTAAGTGATGATGATTCTATATTATGAGATTAA
- the rpsF gene encoding 30S ribosomal protein S6 — MIRKYEIMYILDQDVKDAKELSDKLNGILAEGGKIIESKDLGLMNFAYEIDHKKKGFYTVVIVEATTAAVAEFERVAGIDRNVVRTLVLNTENLQNYEQTTELSKTDMTKFEEERRERRNFKKPFNKNFNREDAPKAEAPKAEEVK; from the coding sequence ATGATTAGAAAATATGAAATTATGTATATTCTTGATCAAGACGTTAAAGACGCTAAAGAATTATCAGACAAATTGAATGGTATTTTAGCTGAAGGTGGAAAAATTATTGAAAGTAAAGATTTAGGATTAATGAACTTTGCTTACGAAATTGATCACAAGAAAAAAGGATTCTATACAGTAGTTATTGTTGAAGCAACAACAGCTGCAGTCGCAGAATTTGAACGTGTTGCTGGAATTGACAGAAATGTTGTTAGAACATTAGTTTTAAATACTGAAAACTTACAAAACTATGAACAAACAACAGAATTATCAAAAACAGATATGACAAAATTTGAAGAAGAACGTCGTGAAAGAAGAAACTTCAAAAAACCATTTAACAAAAACTTTAATAGAGAAGATGCGCCAAAAGCTGAAGCTCCAAAAGCTGAAGAAGTTAAATAG